TGGCCTGCCTACACTTTTCGGCGAAATGAGCAACTTATGAACCCCTGTCGGCAAATTCTGGTCGTGGACGACGACGCAGGCATCACCACGCTGTTGCGCGACTACCTGTCGGGTTTCGCGCTGTGCGCCCATACGGCCCACGATGGCCCCAGCATGCGCCAGCAGCTGGCCAGCCTGCCGATCGACCTGGTGGTGCTGGATGTGATGTTGCCCGGCATGGACGGACTGAGCCTGGCGCGCGAGCTGCGCCAGCACTCGGCCATTCCCATCATCATGCTGACCGCCCGCACCGGCCACTTTGACCGGGTGCTGGGCCTGGAGATGGGGGCCGACGACTACATGGGCAAGCCCTTTGAACCGCGCGAGCTGGTGGCTCGCATCCACACCGTGCTGCGCCGCGCCGCCTCGGTGCACGACCGCATCCTGCAGGAAGTGGGCAGCGACACGGTGTACTTCGACGGCTGGGCCCTGCACCGCCACGAGCGGCGGCTGACCGCCCCCTCGGGCCTGGTGGTGCCGCTGTCGAACGCCGA
This sequence is a window from Rhodoferax sp. WC2427. Protein-coding genes within it:
- a CDS encoding response regulator, which produces MNPCRQILVVDDDAGITTLLRDYLSGFALCAHTAHDGPSMRQQLASLPIDLVVLDVMLPGMDGLSLARELRQHSAIPIIMLTARTGHFDRVLGLEMGADDYMGKPFEPRELVARIHTVLRRAASVHDRILQEVGSDTVYFDGWALHRHERRLTAPSGLVVPLSNAEFRLLSSFLAAPRRLLSRDQLMEQARGRAMDAFERSIDLLVSRLRQKLSDSTQPGDAPSMIKTVRGAGYMLTARSVQGQPAWPH